A window of the Microvirga terrae genome harbors these coding sequences:
- a CDS encoding GNAT family N-acetyltransferase, which yields MKQAPIIAFVDDACALHPIVLEGVRDFNRTLFAGHPPGRDLAIAIIDPDSREPVGGLCGRMNGGWLAIELLFVPEAFRGMGLATQLIAMAEDEARNKGCHSAWIDTLNPRALELYRRLGYEIFGELKDYPVGGSRFFLQKKLGPVA from the coding sequence ATGAAGCAGGCTCCGATAATTGCGTTCGTCGACGATGCCTGCGCGCTGCATCCGATCGTCCTGGAAGGCGTGCGAGACTTCAACAGAACTCTTTTCGCCGGCCATCCGCCGGGCCGGGATCTCGCCATTGCCATCATCGATCCCGACAGCCGCGAGCCTGTCGGGGGACTGTGCGGCCGCATGAACGGCGGTTGGCTCGCCATCGAGCTCCTTTTCGTGCCTGAAGCCTTTCGCGGCATGGGACTTGCCACGCAGCTGATCGCGATGGCCGAGGACGAGGCCCGAAACAAGGGCTGCCACTCGGCGTGGATCGACACGCTCAACCCCAGGGCGCTCGAACTCTACCGGCGCCTCGGATACGAGATCTTCGGCGAACTCAAGGATTATCCCGTCGGCGGCAGCCGCTTCTTTCTGCAGAAGAAGCTCGGGCCCGTCGCCTGA
- a CDS encoding GNAT family N-acetyltransferase: MSSRVMIRPVHVSDAAELVAANLASIDLHEPWVSPCRDHASFLGYLNRCDGDRSIGFIARERASGKIVGVVNLSEVVRGFFQSAYMGYYGMAGTSGRGLMSEAVRLVVSHAFGELGLHRLEANIQPGNGPSRALVMRLGFRQEGYSPRYLKINGEWRDHERWAVLADEWRG, from the coding sequence ATGTCGTCACGCGTTATGATCCGTCCCGTTCATGTCTCGGATGCCGCCGAGCTGGTCGCTGCCAACCTCGCCAGCATCGATCTGCACGAGCCCTGGGTTTCGCCCTGCCGCGATCATGCGAGCTTCCTCGGTTATCTCAACCGCTGCGACGGCGATCGCTCCATCGGCTTCATTGCCCGTGAGCGGGCGAGCGGAAAAATCGTCGGAGTGGTGAATCTGAGCGAGGTCGTGCGCGGCTTCTTCCAAAGCGCCTATATGGGCTATTACGGCATGGCCGGCACCAGCGGGCGCGGGCTCATGAGCGAGGCGGTGAGGCTCGTGGTCTCGCATGCCTTCGGCGAGCTCGGGCTGCACCGGCTGGAGGCGAACATCCAGCCGGGGAACGGGCCATCCCGTGCGCTCGTCATGCGGCTCGGCTTCCGTCAGGAAGGCTATTCACCGCGCTATCTCAAGATCAACGGGGAATGGCGCGATCACGAGCGCTGGGCCGTGCTCGCCGACGAGTGGCGCGGCTGA
- a CDS encoding allantoate amidohydrolase, whose amino-acid sequence MTTATDLTLGRRVMAMIEDLAQHTDEPGRLTRLYLSDAHRRAADATLRLMREAGLNAHIDALGSVIGRIEGTDPQAPALLVGSHIDSVVDAGRYDGNLGVVLGIAVVEALRQQGIAPACPIEVVAFGDEENVRFPSNLSTSQALAGRFNPAWLDGRDRDGTTFREALIRFGGDPDGIAALARDPARYRGYLEVHIEQGPLLEAKDLPVGIVSAINGITRARCSVIGEAGHAGTVPMTMRRDALAAVAEMIGIVERAGSTRTDTVATVGVAQVQPGAINVIPARVDFTLDARSPDDAVRLAMVEDIITECQAAAQRRGVTFAIEPFMESPATPMDKDLAGKFEEAMRSLGIEPLHLSSGAGHDAVAMAGLCPSAMLFVRCKGGISHNPAESITIEDADVAARVLMDTVKQIAA is encoded by the coding sequence ATGACCACCGCGACAGATCTCACCCTCGGCCGCCGCGTGATGGCGATGATCGAGGATCTCGCCCAGCACACGGACGAACCCGGCCGCCTCACCCGCCTCTATCTCTCCGACGCCCATCGCCGGGCTGCGGACGCCACGCTCCGCCTGATGCGGGAGGCGGGGCTGAACGCCCATATCGATGCCCTCGGATCCGTCATCGGTCGGATCGAGGGCACCGATCCGCAAGCCCCTGCCCTCCTCGTCGGCTCCCATATCGATTCCGTGGTCGATGCGGGCCGCTATGACGGCAACCTCGGCGTGGTGCTCGGCATCGCCGTGGTGGAGGCATTGCGGCAGCAGGGCATTGCCCCCGCCTGCCCGATCGAGGTCGTCGCCTTCGGCGACGAGGAGAATGTGCGCTTCCCGAGCAACCTCTCCACGTCCCAGGCGCTTGCCGGCCGGTTCAACCCGGCCTGGCTCGACGGTCGGGACCGGGACGGGACCACTTTCCGCGAGGCGCTGATCCGCTTCGGCGGCGACCCGGACGGGATCGCGGCGCTTGCCCGGGATCCGGCGCGGTACCGCGGGTATCTCGAAGTGCACATCGAGCAGGGGCCGCTCCTCGAAGCAAAGGATCTGCCTGTCGGGATCGTGTCGGCCATCAACGGCATCACGCGGGCGCGCTGCAGCGTAATCGGCGAAGCGGGCCATGCGGGCACCGTGCCGATGACCATGCGTCGCGATGCGCTCGCGGCCGTGGCCGAGATGATCGGCATCGTCGAGCGCGCAGGCTCGACGCGCACCGACACGGTAGCGACGGTGGGCGTCGCGCAGGTGCAGCCCGGCGCGATCAACGTCATTCCGGCACGTGTCGATTTCACGCTCGATGCCCGCTCACCGGACGATGCCGTGCGCCTTGCGATGGTGGAAGACATCATCACCGAATGCCAGGCCGCCGCGCAGCGGCGCGGCGTGACTTTCGCCATCGAGCCGTTCATGGAATCGCCCGCGACGCCCATGGACAAGGATTTGGCCGGAAAATTCGAAGAGGCCATGAGGAGCCTCGGCATCGAGCCGCTGCATCTCTCCTCGGGCGCCGGTCATGATGCGGTCGCAATGGCGGGCCTTTGCCCATCCGCCATGCTGTTCGTGCGCTGCAAGGGCGGCATCAGCCACAACCCGGCTGAGTCGATCACCATCGAGGACGCGGATGTGGCGGCCCGCGTGCTGATGGACACGGTCAAGCAGATTGCCGCGTGA